A genomic segment from Aegilops tauschii subsp. strangulata cultivar AL8/78 chromosome 1, Aet v6.0, whole genome shotgun sequence encodes:
- the LOC109767165 gene encoding small ribosomal subunit protein eS7 — MYTARKKIQKDKGLEPSEFEDSVAQAFFDLENGSQELKSDVKDLYINAAFQMDVAGNRKAVVIHVPYRLRKNFRKIHVRLVRELEKKFSGKDVVIVATRRIVRPPKKGSAVVRPRTRTLTAVHDGLLEDVVYPAEIVGKRVRYRLDGSKIIKIFLDPKERNNTEYKLDTFTAVYRRLCGKDVVYEYLVAETA; from the exons ATGTACACGGCGAGGAAGAAGATCCAGAAGGACAAGGGCCTCGAGCCCTCTGAGTTCGAGGACTCCGTCGCGCAG GCATTCTTCGACCTGGAGAATGGCAGCCAGGAGCTCAAGAGCGACGTTAAAGACCTCTACATCAACGCCGCGTT CCAGATGGATGTTGCAGGGAACAGGAAGGCCGTGGTCATCCACGTGCCGTACAGGCTCCGCAAGAACTTCAGGAAGATCCACGTCAGGCTCGTCAGGGAGCTCGAGAAGAAGTTCAGCGGCAAG GATGTTGTTATTGTTGCAACAAGGCGGATTGTGAGGCCACCCAAGAAGGGTTCTGCTGTTGTTCGCCCTCGTACCAGGACTTTGACCGCTGTTCATGATGGTCTTTTGGAGGATGTTGTGTACCCAGCTGAGATTGTGGGGAAACGTGTCAGATATCGCCTAGATGGCTCGAAGATCATTAAG ATCTTCTTGGACCCAAAGGAACGCAACAACACAGAGTACAAGTTGGATACCTTCACTGCAGTGTACCGCAGGCTTTGTGGCAAGGATGTTGTGTACGAGTACCTGGTTGCCGAAACTGCTTGA
- the LOC109767166 gene encoding uncharacterized protein, translated as MVVCKCRKATRVYCFVHQVPVCGECICFPEHQLCVVKNYAEWVVNSDYDWPQHCSLCNLVLEAASEETTRLGCLHVMHTKCLISHVQSFPAQTAPAGFVCPSCSIPIWPPSSIKDTGSRLHAKLKEAVVQTGLEKNVFGNHFVTMPKADACTPPTFASDPLKRLSYSGESTDANMLNSSKDATLSSAVLSQGDTYPAGMYSSGTLSHVEPEIVEIDGPSTIATKFPEQEPNFIRSPSPHGPSATTRKGANYVERQNSEMSYYADDEDANRKKYTKRGTYRHKFLRMLLPFWSSALPTLPVTAPPKKENDAPEGRSRHQRTSRIDPTKILLAMAIMACIATMGILYYRLSQRSLSENFAHDEAQ; from the exons ATGGTCGTCTGCAAATGCCGCAAG GCGACGAGGGTTTATTGCTTCGTCCACCAGGTTCCGGTCTGTGGCGAGTGCATCTGCTTCCCAGAACATCAATTATGCGTG GTAAAAAACTATGCTGAATGGGTTGTTAATTCTGATTATGACTGGCCACAACACTGTTCTTTGTGTAATTTGGTTCTAGAAGCTGCAAGTGAAGAAACTACACGATTGGGTTGCCTCC ATGTGATGCACACAAAATGCTTGATATCACATGTCCAAAGTTTTCCTGCACAAACAGCACCAGCAGGATTTGTCTGCCCCTCATGTTCAATTCCT ATATGGCCTCCTTCGAGTATTAAAGATACAGGCTCCCGCCTCCATGCTAAACTGAAGGAAGCAGTAGTCCAG ACTGGTCTGGAGAAGAATGTATTTGGGAATCATTTTGTGACAATGCCTAAAGCTGATGCCTGCACACCCCCTACATTTGCTTCAGACCCCCTTAAGCGTCTATCATATTCTGGTGAATCTACTGATGCAAACATGCTTAACTCTTCGAAAGATGCAACTTTATCATCAGCAGTACTCTCCCAGGGGGATACATATCCTGCTGGGATGTACTCTTCTGGGACTCTTAGCCATGTGGAACCAGAAATAGTTGAAATAGATGGTCCTAGTACCATAGCAACAAAGTTCCCAGAGCAGGAGCCCAATTTCATCAGAAGTCCAAGCCCGCACGGG CCTAGTGCCACGACAAGAAAAGGTGCTAACTATGTTGAGAGACAAAATTCAGAGATGTCTTATTATGCTGATGATGAAGATGCAAACCGCAAAAAGTACACTAAAAGGG GTACATACCGTCACAAATTTTTAAGGATGCTGCTACCTTTTTGGTCTAGTGCCCTGCCAACATTACCAGTTACAGCACCCCCTAAAAAGGAAAATGATGCTCCAGAAGGCCGGTCACGACATCAGAGGACGTCACGAATCGATCCCACAAAGATCTTACTTGCAATGGCAATCAT GGCATGTATAGCAACGATGGGAATTCTCTACTACCGGTTGTCGCAGCGCAGTCTTTCTGAAAACTTTGCCCATGATGAGGCTCAGTAG